TTCAGGTTTTTCATCAGACATTTCTGGCGATACGCCATCCTGAACTAATGACTGAGTTTGCCCACCTTTCTGGATGAGATTGCTGACCATTGCTAGTAGAGCATTCGTCTTGCGTACCCGCCAATCGTCTGTAACTTGCACCACAGCCGCAGCCGGGAGACGACGCTCTAGAGCCTCGTAAAGATAAGCAGCATGGCGGGTTTCGTCTTGTCCAACGCTTAGAAGTGCTTTTTTGAGGCTGGCGCTATTTGGCTCATCTTCTGGCAAGACGTTAGCCATACGCACGAAGTCTTTGCTGGCGTCGAGTTCCAGAATGTATGTGCTGGCAAAAAATACAATCCAGTCAATGTTTTCTGGTTTGAAACTTTCTGGCGAGTAACCTTCAAAATAGGCTTGAAAGAAAGGGCTGCGGCGGTTAGCTTGAGTTTTTTCCTTTGGCTGGTTTTCCGCAAGCTTTTTGAAGTCTATGACTTGCTTGTTTAGTCGCTTGAGAGCTTGAGCAAAAATTTGACCGTGACGGCGTTCGTCGGCTGCATGGCGGTCGAGTTTCTCGGCTAACCAAGTATCGCCTTCTTTGGCTGCGCGATCGCGCAGTGTTTCTAGAAAGGGAACTGAACCCGATTCTGCTAGTTGAAATCCTGCAAGGAGGTTTGGTCGTGTCAAAGGGTCCCGTATTTGCCTAGCGGTGAGGTAAGCGCCAGCACCTGAGCCAGCTAGGTGCAACAGGTATGTAAAGAAGTTCATAAATAGATTTGCTGTCAGTTTGGGTTAGCCATTCTCGGCTGCTATTCTAACGCTCTTTTTTTGTAAAGGGCTTGTGGGTTGAATGACAGAAGGCGTGTATTAGCCACATTTCCTCCTAAAGGTGAGGAGTTAGTTTATACCTTATGGAAGATACTGGTGCCATGCAATCAACTTGGCTTTCTTTGGTGTCAAGTATATATAAAAATAATATTGAGCCAAAGAGCGATCGCTCTACATATTTATAAAAATCAGGAACTCTACCATGCTGCCAGAAAAAGATAATACAGCTCAGCCGAATCCAGCCATTGCGGAAGATAATCAGCCATCAACATCACCTGCATCCGCGCCAGAACTTCCCCCTCAACAGGAAAAAGAACTAATAGCGAAGGCTGAAAGGTTGCTTAAGGAGTTTAACGATCGACATAAGGATGAAGATGATTCGATGGACATTATTCAAAAAATTTGATTGGTAGTAAATAAAGGGGTTACACCGCTGCATCTACTATTAATTTTGCCTTTTTTCCTTCCACCAACGCGCAAAAATTTCCAATCCTTGCTCGACACTAATACGGGGTTGATAACCTAATTCTTCTCTCGCCGCCGTTATATCTAGCGTTTGATTTTTAGCCAACAATTCCACTGTAAAACGAGTTATTAGTGGTTCTCTACCCAAGAAAATTGTTTGCGATGCCAGTTCCATTGCTGCTGCTATCCAATAGGCAAGGTTATATGGAATATGTCTAATTTTAAAAGGATATTCAAGTTTAGTGAACAGCATTTTAAAGAAGGTAGCCACATAGATCGGCTCCCCGTTCGTGATGTTAAATGTTCTGCCAAGCAGATTATCTGGGGCGTTTTGGCACAGCAGCAAAGCATCAACTACATTGTCGATATAAGTGACATCAACAAACGCTTTCCCCTCATTAATTAGCGGGATGCTAGCGTGTTTGTTCAGTCCACCGACAGCAACGCTTGCTCGGAGCATTCTAGGCAGAAGATTTGTGTCACCAGGGCCAAAAATGGCTCGCGGTCTGATAGCGATCGCAGGTAAACCGAGTCTGTAGGCGGCGTTTATTTCTTTTTCGGCTAGTTGTTTAGTTTTAGCGTAAGCGTTGGCTGGCTTTGAGGGGAATGGCGTATTTTCTGAAATATTCAGACGATGGCAAAAATCAAAATAAACGCTAGAACTTGAAACGTGAATTAGCCGTTTTACTTTATGAGTTTGACAGCCTTGGATGATGTTGCGCGTTCCCAATACATTGGCATTATAAAAATCTTGATATTTACCCCAAGGAGATAATAAACCGCCACAATGAAATACATAATCTTTTCCCTTGCAAGCTTCAATTATGGCACTGGAATCTTTTAAATCAATTGGTAAGAATTGTAATCCTTTAGATTCGAGTTTTTGACCGATGATGCGATTTCTTCCTAATACGGTGACATCATATTCCAATGCTTTCAGCCTCAAGGCTAAGTGCTTCCCTAAAAATCCCGTGCCACCTGTAACTATAATTTTCATTCTTGATGTTTCATTTTATTTAAAGTAATTATAAAACTTGAACTTTATTTGTTGTTAAAGATGTTTTTATAAAAATTATCAAAATAAGGTATTTTCTCTAAGATTAATGTGAATCAACTTATTTTTTAATAAGGCAAAAAGTGGCTGTTTGTTCCTATATCATAAAGTTAATAGCGCACGATATTAAGCCTAAACAATGGCAAATTAGATGTGTAATAGCCTGTAATCTTAAGTATTTTATGGGTGTGAAATTCGCTTTAACGTGTAGAAAATAACTTTTAAAGTTAGATTGTAGCTTATATCACACTAGCTAGCGGGAGAATATATCATATAAACGTGCCGAACGCTAGACGTTTTGGAAGCGATCGCGTAATTTGAGATAGCGTTGTAAAATTCAGTGTTTATACAGGGAATTAACGCATCTACCCATGAAAGCTGCATCAAAACGCCAAAGTTTCTACAAAGTCATACTTCCTGCAACAGGCGCAATTTATTGCTTAAGCAACGCTTACAGCACAACGCCC
The Microcoleus sp. FACHB-831 genome window above contains:
- a CDS encoding ferritin-like domain-containing protein, with the protein product MNFFTYLLHLAGSGAGAYLTARQIRDPLTRPNLLAGFQLAESGSVPFLETLRDRAAKEGDTWLAEKLDRHAADERRHGQIFAQALKRLNKQVIDFKKLAENQPKEKTQANRRSPFFQAYFEGYSPESFKPENIDWIVFFASTYILELDASKDFVRMANVLPEDEPNSASLKKALLSVGQDETRHAAYLYEALERRLPAAAVVQVTDDWRVRKTNALLAMVSNLIQKGGQTQSLVQDGVSPEMSDEKPEIADLNEHSTAKSLEAA
- a CDS encoding NAD(P)-dependent oxidoreductase — encoded protein: MKIIVTGGTGFLGKHLALRLKALEYDVTVLGRNRIIGQKLESKGLQFLPIDLKDSSAIIEACKGKDYVFHCGGLLSPWGKYQDFYNANVLGTRNIIQGCQTHKVKRLIHVSSSSVYFDFCHRLNISENTPFPSKPANAYAKTKQLAEKEINAAYRLGLPAIAIRPRAIFGPGDTNLLPRMLRASVAVGGLNKHASIPLINEGKAFVDVTYIDNVVDALLLCQNAPDNLLGRTFNITNGEPIYVATFFKMLFTKLEYPFKIRHIPYNLAYWIAAAMELASQTIFLGREPLITRFTVELLAKNQTLDITAAREELGYQPRISVEQGLEIFARWWKEKRQN